In Paralichthys olivaceus isolate ysfri-2021 chromosome 12, ASM2471397v2, whole genome shotgun sequence, the genomic window TCTCTTTTATATGTCACATCAAATCCTATTTTGGTGCCAtgggagcagcagagacaagcTTGAAACATAACATtgacattattacattttaagttGTTACATGACAAACTTGATAGCAAAGAATTACTTATTTACACATTCAGAAGTTACAAAGCAAGTCCAATGTTCAAGTTAAGATACTGCCGCTGATGCTAGCTGCATAtcatacatacatgcacagtACAATTAGAAGATCGTACTATTCTCATGTATGAGAACGGGTCTGGAGCTCTTAGTTCATTTTTTCCCAATTTCCAGGGGGCGTTATCATCAAacaacaaccaatcagagcaaCAAACCGCGCGACTTGTGGCAGGAAAGATGTGAACCTATTATCTCATAACCATTGTTTGTTCTTATAGAGAATCTGTCAAGCTCTTTTGATACTATCTCCATAGCAGATTCAACAGACCTCCCCACATCAGTGCTAGCCAAACTGGTTGTTAACAACAATGCTTCAGCTGTGTTCCTTTTGGATGCCATAAATCATCATATCAAAAATTATGGACCCATTACGGACCAATGGTTGTTCCAGGACATGATGTAAATCGATCTGAATGGGAGGGCAGCCAGGTTAatcaagaaagtgaaaaattgCGTTTCCCCAAAATGATTCCTTGAGGAACAAGAGATGGAATCTGTGTAGAAATATTCTGTCATGTGTCCAAACATGTCAATGCAACATCCAGAGCTGAAACCCTCTGTGGCCCGGTCTTGAGTTCTGCAAACTGGAGACataccccccaccccacctgAACTTTTACATTAATCCCAAACTGACATCAGCGGATTATTTATGCCACTGATCCAGGCACACACTTTGACCTGCAATGTTGAGTGGAGGCCGTTGACAAAGGAGTGTCATCTTCGCTGCATGGTGCAGGAGATGACTTCAAATATCAGAGTGCTTGTGAGCATATGGGGTATCTAACAACAGCTAGAGGATCGAGGCGTAACCACCACAACACACTCTCCTTGCTCTCATCAATCGCTTATCAAGGCTTTTGGATTGCTATTTATACCTCAGTCTGCATAACATGGGACTGTAGAACAGCGCAGGCATCAACTATGGAAATCCCATTTAGATGCATGAACACGGTGGCATCGTGTCAAACTTAGAACTCTATACTTTCAAGATAAAGGAAATTACAAAAATGCAATTTGGAACATGCGCTTATCTCTGTATTGTCAATACGACACACTCATTTGTAAGGTAAATATATCACTATAGCCAGTAGCTTGTTAGCTATTAGCAGTTAGCTCACTCTGTATGACGGCAGCAAAATCCACTTAACCGCACCTCTACAGTTGACTCTGActtgtaaaatgtaatttgttaaACCTGTAAAATGGTTTAATTGAAGTTAACGCACTTTGGTTTTCACACAGttgaacaaacaacaacaaatgagaTATAGGCCAGCTCTTTGCCCCTGCTTTAGTGGTAGAGTTGCCATCTGTCCAGTTTTAAGTCGGACAGTCCAGTTTTTAAATCTATCTGTCTTCTAGTCGGACgctctttgtcctttttttgaGATCATCCCTATTTATACTTTATCCAATggtatattataaatatattaagaGGCCTGAATATAAGTCTGTGATGATGTGAATAACTCAGTGGGGGATTTTACATTCAAAGCAAAGGTACCATCAACTCAAAAATCTCCTTCCATATGACCTGTTCGTTTTGGTAAACGCGCAGACAGtgcacaaaagcaacaaaacagcGGAATCACTATTTGTTATGAAAAACAGtgccagttttaaaaaaaaatgtcaaactaattCCCTTACAAAGAAAAGGTAGTTACATGCTTCATCCATGTTTGCTCATTTATCcatatctttattttctttgacaCTATCAGACATCTACagttcaaacacaacatttggcaaaatacattaatttggcaaaaaataaagaaagataaaCTTACTGATTGACTCACTGACATTTTCAGTGAACTGGCAAAAAAAAGGAGCATCTTCATGTTCAATCACACAAGAAGATTTCATCTCACTTGGTTATACAATGGTTTTTTATGAGGACTCCAGCAAAATCATGGGCAGGTCAGACAGTATCCAGAGACGTCCTGATTCACTCTCTGGTGATgtgacacactcacagactcaGACACGGGGACAGAGAAAGTTGTGGCTCctcgtgtttgtttttgtgcgaagtaaaaaagagagaaaggaagagaggacGAAAAGGACGGACatcacacagaaaagaaaaacttttcatttcataaagTCGCCGAGCACATTGGACGAGAAATCTTTTTTCAATGAATAGACTGTACAATATGAAACCCACAAGCAACAGGTTCATAGTGAATCTGTGGGACAGGCAGAGGTCTTGCATGACAGTTTTTTGATCTCACAATAGCTCCATCTAAAAGACAGCCACCAGCACAGTGAGTCACACAACTCCACATGAATGAAAGTGCTATATCTGCTGCATTTGAGCGTGACTCCTTTTCAATTAGGTCACACCAACAGGATTACTGCCTATAAAAACTTCTCCAGTGTAAAATTACCTCCCCTGACGAAATCGTCCACCTTACAACACTAACGCCATTGTCTCTGATGCAGGTTATTATTttcaagtctctctctctcctttcagtTTGATTCACAGTCTCTGGAAGCACCAGCTTTACTTACAAAGGAACACCGAAATCACATCCACCGCCGGACGACACTCGCATGTTATAAAGAGATTTgaacattaaaaatatatacaacacCAGTGTTTCCTTTTCCCCCGTAAATGCGAGAGATCCCTCCGTCTGGTTCACACATACAGGAATGATCTGTGTTAGTGGGCTGGTTCGATCCTGTCTACAACAAGGTTTTATATACAGGTTTTCGTTATGGCATTCAGAACCATATTCCATAAGAAAAATAATTGGATTCATCAATATTTACATCAATGGTCCCTTTTGACAGTGTGAAGACGTATCAAAATGATAATAAACCTGACACGTTTGAGTACTCTGACCAAGAAGCCACAGGCTTATCTTGCATAAAATGTTGCCATGGTTTTGCACAGTACCTTTGGAAAAATGTTACCATCTTGTCAATAGCTGCAGAGTGCTGTTTGACAGACATTGATTGTGTGAAATATCTACAGATGAAGAGCTGTCTGTTAGTTGTGTGATCTCGAGTGGTGTAGTGCTGTAAACAGgagtgtaaagaaaaacaagaaacaacttAATAAGCTCCGCCAACTCCCCGAACAGCACTGGTGTAATGATTCAAAAACAGAAACGTGGATAATCTCACCGCAAGCACATTTTTCATAACATGTGGGCAGATCTCACCTTGTCTGAGCTGGTCTCATTCACACTTGCTTTAACCATATGCTGCAGAAAACAGTTGAAAATATCAGTGTCTATATTTAAGATGAAATTGTCGATGAGAGAACAGAAGTAGCAATGTAACAAAAAGATTCCGTCATGTGTTAATTTTGTGCTATTTTTGATTTTTGTATACATGTATTCGATGAGAAATTACTTTTCAAGATTAAATCAGTATGCAACATAATGAGCTGTGTGGGAGTTTCACATCCCAGCACAATGGCTCGGCACCGTACCATCATCATCCACATGGGATCCCACCGCACTGTGACACATTACATGTGACAATGAGCGATTCGCAACACGATTAAAATAGTAACCTCCCTCTCACCGAGCGGAGTCACATCTGCTGTCAGAGGCGAGTGGGGTAATGATCACCATATGCCATCAACGACCACAGTGTACGATGAAGATCTGTCTCACTGTACACGTGTTCAGATCGGCAACCGCGGGATTAACTGTGCAACTGCAAACTTCAAAAAATATGGAGAAACAAATTACAGCtacatcattttaaatatacacAATATGTACACAATTTTCACATTTGAGCTTAGTAAACACTGCATAGGTGACTGCATCACTAGCACAGATgaaattgtttcttttttgaatCGTATAATGCCTCACTTGAATAAATATCACataaatattttcacttttctgtctgtctactTCGGCAGCCAACACTATTGCAAAGTCTGTGTGCCACTTCATGAGAAGgtgattttaaaagaaagaaaaaaaaacaagcttgcATTCAGAGTATTATCAGTcgttcacacaaacatgcattcatagctcaaaataaaacaaaaacataaaaaatagcAGCAAATGTGGTCATGTTAAGTAAAACCTGggttaaaataagaataaaaatgtagtgcatttgtaatttgttaagaaataaatacaaataacaatGGATTAACGAAAAAAGGCAAAGTAAGGCTTAGCAAATTGGcttgcaaataaaaaacacaagatggaCATCTCACTGGGCCGTTGAACCAATAGAAAAACACCAGTCAGGATCTCTCGACAGAACAGTGAACATGAACCTTCATATCAACCGAAGGAAACAAATTTAAAGCACTGCcttcaacaacaaaacaagccCTTCATAGCCCTTCACAGCACTATCCACCCCAGTACCACTTGTCAAGGTTGTTGAATGCCTTATACTCCTTGTGCCTGCGCAGGTAATCACAAGCCAGGCATGTGTGCTCTGCCCAGAAATAGGCCTTCTTTACTTTAAAGTGCCGTCGCCACTCAAAGTACCTGACGTACATTTCCTCATTTTTGTCCAGGAGCAGCAGGTAGTCCGCCAGCTCCTTGGGTGAGGGGAAGTCATCCACGTGGATGAAGGCGTCTCCCTGGATAAAGTTCTCATAGTTTGGCCGGGGCGGACCGAGAACCACGGGCACTGTTCCCACCGAGAGCGGGTTGTACAGTTTCTCAGTGATGTAGTCCTTATGGATGGAGTTCTCAAAAGCCAGGTAGAACTTACAGCTGGCCATGGTGGGGAAGTAGTCCTGGTCGGCAATGTATTCCCCAAAGGCTTGTCCGTAGGCGTGAACCTCGATGTGTTTGTACAGCTCATTGTAGTACTTCACCCGCACGTGGTCCTGGTTCCAGTTACTCACAATCCAGCagatcagtttgtttttgcTAGGTGGGACAAAGTCCTCCTCGCCCTCCGCTGCTACGATGGACCCATAAGGCACTTCAATGTCAGCATCCTGACGGTAATTGAGAGTCAGATTGAACAGGTTCTCGATCCCGGGCAGCTGGGACGAGTGCGACGGCGACTCCAGGTTCATCCATACCCACTTCTGGAAGGACGGTCGCTGGAACGGCGGCAGGTTGGAGAGGTCGGTGCAAATGTCTctgtgatggatgatgatgcCATCTGACTTGTTGTAGAAGTTTCTGTCCGCTGTGATGAAACAGCCCTCAATGTTGAAGAGAGAGCTGCAGACGCTCAGGTCGTAGGTCTGTCCGAAGGGCCATAGCCATATCAATACGGTGGTCACGTTTTTATCGCTCTTGGTGGAGAAGAGGCTCTTAACGTGGTCCGTGGACGCCGTTGACTCTACGGGACCTGACAGCCAGCTGGTGGACGGtttaaaatacatcaaaaaCAGAGTGACAAAGCATCCCAGTATGAACGTGCCGAGCAGAAGGGGTCGTAGGATTCTGTGAAAAGGTGCAGATGGCATACTCTGTCCTGAAAAGggcaaaaaaacatgaagagaaaaGTCATGATCAACAGGATGTAACACCCAAACTAATCACTCAATTAAAATCCAGCATCTGCCTCTTCTTGCGATAGTCTATGAGTTTACACTCTGCTATTGGATCAATGAAATGTGTGACCTCCTCGGGCACATTTTATTACAAACCTGGTGAATTCGACTGAATGCTGAAATCCGAGCAAGAGTAGACGTCGTGGGGGTCGGAGGGAGCAGCTCCTACATCGGGTCAACGGTGAGATCAATCTTCGATGTGAATCAGcgctcatagaaaaaaaaaggtcatgGCTAAGAGATGCCTcttacacagaaaaataatgatGCACGGGTCCTCTTAGCAATTCCTCCTTTAcatgagaagagggagagaatcaGAGATAATCGGTTAGGGTTCTAcagaagagggggggggaaacacacaaagcatcaccaagaaaacacaaagcataCATGAGTTGCAGGTTATGTGCTGTCAGCAAGCAGGAGAAGGCTTCATCTACACAAATAACTCAACAGATgagttggaaaataaaataaaaacactacagTTATTGAAAAATGTCCAGCTAATGGTGATTGTTCTTTTAATCATTGCCAGTTAAGCTTGGGGTGCAAGCTCCCAACTGTTATTAGTTTTTGGCACAGACCTTGCGTACTGTAAGAGAATGCTGCCATCTTAAGGCAGGGGAGTAGAAGGGCCCCCCCTGACTCTGACTCTACCACTCTCTGGGGCTCAACACACCTGCATGCTGCACAGAGGTCATACTAGAAGGAATAAACCTTCAGAGAGGTTTTTGTTAATCCTGTGCATCACTGAAACATATTTACACCAGTAACTGCAGCTCAAACGCAGATATTGTTCACTTTATGTGTCCAGCCCACCGTGTGGGGAGTGACATCAGCTTCATGTAAAGCATCGCCACCATCTACAGCATCATCTGTATGACTTAGCTCCAGAGATGTGAACCATGAACTCGGGCCAGATGAGTGTGACTCCTTTTAAAGGCTTACAGTATCAATACATTTTCATGTAGGCAAATCCTCTTACACTGCTGAACCACGCTTTCTGTCACCAGCCGTGATAAGCTCTTTGCTTTACTGAGAATGCAGCCCGGCAAGGCACATGCGGCTATACCTTCGTATGTTGGTGTCAGGGATACAGGACTGGAGCGATCAGTGCTGCAGAGATCAAAATCAAGGGCCTATTAAATATGCAGTGTGTGGTGTTAAAGTTAGTGTCTCCATGGTGATGGCGCTGAGGTCAGAGTATTTGATATGGGAGGGTTACACGGCCACAACACTTGttattttcctccctcccttccatCTTATGAGCCTGGAGTGGGACACGTGCTCAGCCCAGGcattcattcacattttaaagaatatagctgaggttttttttttctcctttatttaTCAAATGTATTGTGATGTATTTGggacacagggagggagggagagagagagacagagagagagagagcattgcATGGGTGAGTAGTCTGCAGCAGGGTttgaaatgtctggagcaaAGCAGGAAGCACAGATATTTCTTTGGGAAGAATCATTCCCAAAGATGTGGTTTCAGTAACAGGTATAAAgggcaaaaatgaaaaatgcttGACCCctgcaaaaaaacagaaatcacaTATTGGGCATTTAGCTCTGATTTATGTGCTTCTGTCAGGGAGGCCACAGCtctgattgtaaaaaaaaaaaaaggggacaCTCCATCCCAGGTGAGAATTAATTTCCACCCTGTGAGCACTGAAGGTCATTTTAAAACGTGATGCCATATAGAGGAGGAAAATGGTTGTCAAGTCATTGAAGTTGATGAGGATATTCACATTTTTGCGCACCAGAAACGTGCAGAGATAAGAAATAACCCCATGGAGGATGATGCTGGAAAGAAATGCACAGTGTGAAAGCCTCAAATATGCAGAGGAGTCCAATCTGTATCATACACATCCCCTTAATTTGAGGTGTGCATGTGCGTTATGATTCGACAAATGCTAAGAAAAACAAGCTCCATAGTGAAACATGGAAATTAAGCGATGATTTCTAATTAGCTGGCCGGGATTTGTCGTCAAAAAGCAGGTaccgctgctgccgccgcttCAGCCatggggggagagaaagaggagaaaacagcaATTTCACTCACCATCTTGACAAGCGTGAGCCAAAACAGACctttcctctcatttcctccagaGGATCGGACCCTCCTCGAGGGCAGCGCGATGGAGGATGCGTGGATGCGGCTGCAGGGGAGAAATCATGCCCGTGCGCGGTGTCGTGTTCGCAGGGATAGATCCGGAAGAGCCCGCATCCATCGTCTCGATCCTCGATGATACCTATGCACGGTCGGCTGCAATGTGCGCGCAGTCCTCTGCACGCCGACGCGCGCACAATgatggctgcacacacacactgtcacacacactcaaagaaatGAAACAGGAGGAAAGGACGGGAGCATCGGAGGCTACCACAGCAGCCTGCACGCCGGAGTCACGGCTCGGTGTGTGAGGACGCCATGTATGCCCAGGCATGTGATGCGATGTGGAATAATTCCCTGCTGCCTGCCCATGCGCTACCTTCCTCTGTTTACCGTCAATGCAGCTGCAGGTTCTGGCGGAGCCTCggtgcacgcgtgtgtgtgcgtgtgatgatgatgagattgGTGCACGTTACACTTTAAGTGCTTAAGGTTCGGATAAGAATAAACAGGAGAGtcgtgcgtgtgagtgtgtgcagggATCGGCAGGTTTCCCCCTCACAATGACTGATGCaccaaaacaagacaaatatgGGGgagtgtagagagagagagagagagagagagagatagagagtgtgtgagtcagtgtcttTCAACCACAAGGCTATTAGAGGCGATAATGCACCATCAAGGCTGACTACATTATTAAGTTATTAAAGCAGTTTGTGCACATTACCAGGTAATTTacagcagctgattggctgcgTATACTGTGACAGACAAAACACTAATGTCTCAGTGAAGAAGCTGAAAACATGGTGTGTGAATCTGTATCAACACATTTGGAAATTAAAAGCCTTTGATTTTGTTGTATATtatcttttttcctctgaatTTAACTCTTCAATTGgaaaaaaaccaaactcatttatttcaaatttcaaacaaTTCAGAATGTTTGAAACAATACTTTGAGgttaaaaatgtcacattacaCGTCTGAGATAGCGAGGATATAGATTCTGGCTGAATCTAACCAACATTCCGCCAATCACATTGAGCTCCAGTGGTCATGTGGCGTGGATGCTTAAATGTACAGCACCGTCAAATCTTGTGAATGTCTTATTAACAAAGAAAGGCAACAGTTAAAGAGGCGCTTCAGACgcagctccacttcctcccacaatccagtTTTATCCTATTTCATTGCATCAAATtactaaataaatgtaaaaatgaacacTGGAGCAAACATAAGATGACAGAAACTGTAACAAAATCATTTCATGTTTACTTTGCCCTGTTCCATCTGCAAATAGGATCCCGATGATTCAGCGTCAGTTTTTggaacatttaaatacagtcacTAAGTTCAGCTCACTCTTTGCAGCTTCCACAAACTACACTCTTCACACAATGCTTtgccacacacagacaaatgtgtcttctctcacacactgacaaccGAAACAGAGTAGCTTGCAGAATTTGAACAGATTGgtgactgaaaaaaataaaaaccactgtATGTCCCAAAGGTTGGACAACAATAGGAATTAGCCTTTGAGAGGTGAGCCAGAGTTTGGGAGGTGTCACTCGCTCTCTAATCCCTGGTCGAACCAGCGGTAACTAAGGAGTTAGCATCACTATGGCAACGATTAAAACtgcagagcacaaacacacctgaTTCAGATCAGCTAAttagactgcacacacacacacacacacacacacacacacacacacacacacacacacacacacacacacctctccaaagttgtgaggacactcactgaCATAATGCAACAGTTAACAGCCTAACCCTCCATAACCCTAACCATCCCAACTAAATGCTTAACCTAAAGCTAACTCTAACCCTACACTCAAGTCCCAATCCTCAAACAACTCTTTGAATTTGAGGACCAGACAATGTCTCCAggaagtcaaaatgtcctcaaaatGATGGCATTGAACCACAATTAGCCCTAATTACTAGAAAGagaagcacgcacacacacacaaacacgagaTGCACaacgacacaaacacatattatTATAACAAGAAATAGGCAAACACGGTTCAGCTGCCATGAAAGTGACCACAATGCACCTTTACATAAAACCATCATTCAAACGTTTTAGGTTCAGTCTCCTGTGGAGGGACATTGTGGAACAAGTCTCAGAGTTATGACCTGGAGTTTTGAATCCGTGGTTGGTGAATAATTACTTGACCTGTCACATATGCTTACAGTAGGAAAACCAAGTGCTAAAATCGGGTAGCTGTTCGATAGATTCACACGTAGACACTGTGTGAATGGAGCCTGGAGGAGATGCAGATATCAACACATTTGACACATCACAAAATAATTTTCCAGAATTTAAATGACATAAGagaacacatactgtataacGCTGGTGGACTCCTTACGcctcatttagctgatgctcgTCCCTGGAAACTGCAGTTTTCAAATGTAGGATATGAGGTGTGCTGCTTTGtttgacaaacacaaataacaaaaaaacaaacacaaagacaaacatttcaatgtAGAAATAAGTCTCACCTGACATTGTTGCAGTTAACTATGAAGGGCCGGTGGTATCTTCCAGAGTAGGCGTCTCTTCTGCAGGTTGTGAAGGACTAAGTGTGGATGGTGTCGGACGTCTTATCTTATTTCTAGGTTACGGTCATCCACCAGCAGATACTTGTTATCTGTGAAGTATGAGTGGCTACAAATCACAATGTAGACAAATCTAAATAAAGAACCAACGACATGAATTATGACTGTTCCTGTAGAAATCGCTTTAACCTTAAAACACAGACTTAAGATCATGTACAATCATTCCACTTTACTTTCCgtgattttgtttacatgcAGGGTTTTAATCGTGGATTTGTTGCAGTTAATTTCGATCTTGTAATTGTATAAAATCGGTCATCATATTTGATTTCAAGCTGCTAGGGCAACTGAGGAATATTACCAATATTATTATACAACTGGCTGATTTAGTGTTTTGTCTGTTGATTTACTGTccctgtaaaataaatacacttgTACTTAAAGCACAAATATGGCACAAATATTGCTTAAAAATGAGAATCAGTTTATTTGAACGATGAGAATTAAGATAATcatgatattaaaaataataatcacgCAGCTGTAGAAATGAAATACCAATGATGTTCTTACCTGATGTCCCCACCCACCTCTTCTTGTCTTCTTTCAGTGTGAAACAAATGGCATCTTTACCATCCTTTCAGAGCTGCACTTTATTGCTTTCTAGTGAGGTTTAATACAGTCACAGTTTACAGAAATCATGCTGCACAGTTTCAGGTGGATACATCGGAGACAGTGACAAAACATGCTGATAATGTTATTTGTCCCAAAAAGTGCCAAGGGCGGTGTCAACAATAATACCTAGACATCAGGTAAATTAACAATAATtcacctgaaattaaaaaattaagaTAATGACGTAGTTGATCATAAAATTATTCATCAATTTCATCTGATCCATTCTGTAACTAGGGGTCTGTTAAGTTTTTATGTCAGAATTCCATGGTCAAATCATTCCTGCCACCTTCGTCGCTCACCACCAAATATGGCAGCCCATTTGCGAGTTATCTCCAGGTAGATAGCAGGCTTGTTGGGCAGGTAGTCCAGGTACACAGTCTGGCTTGTTTTGGG contains:
- the fut9a gene encoding 4-galactosyl-N-acetylglucosaminide 3-alpha-L-fucosyltransferase 9 isoform X2, giving the protein MSADSHRRLISPLTRCRSCSLRPPRRLLLLGFQHSVEFTSWLSGPVESTASTDHVKSLFSTKSDKNVTTVLIWLWPFGQTYDLSVCSSLFNIEGCFITADRNFYNKSDGIIIHHRDICTDLSNLPPFQRPSFQKWVWMNLESPSHSSQLPGIENLFNLTLNYRQDADIEVPYGSIVAAEGEEDFVPPSKNKLICWIVSNWNQDHVRVKYYNELYKHIEVHAYGQAFGEYIADQDYFPTMASCKFYLAFENSIHKDYITEKLYNPLSVGTVPVVLGPPRPNYENFIQGDAFIHVDDFPSPKELADYLLLLDKNEEMYVRYFEWRRHFKVKKAYFWAEHTCLACDYLRRHKEYKAFNNLDKWYWGG
- the fut9a gene encoding 4-galactosyl-N-acetylglucosaminide 3-alpha-L-fucosyltransferase 9 isoform X1, which produces MPSAPFHRILRPLLLGTFILGCFVTLFLMYFKPSTSWLSGPVESTASTDHVKSLFSTKSDKNVTTVLIWLWPFGQTYDLSVCSSLFNIEGCFITADRNFYNKSDGIIIHHRDICTDLSNLPPFQRPSFQKWVWMNLESPSHSSQLPGIENLFNLTLNYRQDADIEVPYGSIVAAEGEEDFVPPSKNKLICWIVSNWNQDHVRVKYYNELYKHIEVHAYGQAFGEYIADQDYFPTMASCKFYLAFENSIHKDYITEKLYNPLSVGTVPVVLGPPRPNYENFIQGDAFIHVDDFPSPKELADYLLLLDKNEEMYVRYFEWRRHFKVKKAYFWAEHTCLACDYLRRHKEYKAFNNLDKWYWGG